One segment of Ricinus communis isolate WT05 ecotype wild-type chromosome 8, ASM1957865v1, whole genome shotgun sequence DNA contains the following:
- the LOC8276336 gene encoding SAC3 family protein C: protein MDHRRQRNRHQRQNHSFSNSSSSSSSSSSSIESKRSTSNNIRSNEVSSSNSNNISNNYMPKNTSNSRYVPPSRRPSITTSTTQNEKVKIGGEEEVTTKDYSFPVLVGTCPFMCPESERTQRERLRDLAVFERLHGNPGKTSPSLAVKKFCRTISTAHVQASDVRPLPVLEDTLSYLLNLADSTDHPFEVVHDFLFDRTRSIRQDLSMQNIVNDKAIYMYEKMVKFHVESHHRLQHGGSGEHISSVHYLNMEQLIKALTSLYKLYDANRNPNCIYENESEFRSLYVLLHLDSRNQPMGESLSLWFSRLPHPIIQSKEMCFSRSVLRAFRMGNYKRFFYTVAAEASHLQYCIIERYFNEIRAQSLSCINNAGYKLHPYPLAHLSNLLIMKESNLELFCNACGLKTYTDEMGNKLLPTKQTTFCIPKGGFQSFNFTDLEQFDR from the exons ATGGATCATAGGAGACAGCGTAATCGTCATCAACGTCAGAACCATTCATTCTCCAATTCATCATCgtcgtcttcttcttcttcatcttcgaTTGAATCAAAGCGCTCCACATCAAATAATATCAGAAGCAACGAAGTTTCAAGCTCTAACTCTAATAATATAAGCAACAATTATATGCCTAAGAACACAAGTAATTCCCGTTATGTGCCACCCAGTAGAAGACCAAGCATTACTACTAGCACTACCCAGaatgaaaaagttaaaattggtggagaagaagaagtaaCTACAAAAGATTATAGCTTTCCAGTTTTAGTTGGAACTTGTCCTTTTATGTGCCCAG AGAGTGAAAGGACCCAACGAGAGCGACTGCGAGACTTGGCTGTGTTTGAGAGGCTACATGGAAATCCAGGGAAAACATCTCCAAGCTTAGCTGTCAAAAAG TTTTGCAGAACAATATCAACCGCACATGTGCAAGCATCTGATGTGCGGCCACTCCCTGTATTGGAAGACACTTTGAGCTACCTTTTGAACTTGGCAGACTCTACAGACCATCCTTTTGAAGTAGTTCATGATTTCCTCTTTGACAGGACAAGGTCCATAAGACAAGATCTTAGTATGCAGAATATAGTCAATGACAAAGCAATCTATATGTATGAGAAAATG GTTAAATTTCATGTTGAATCTCACCATAGGCTTCAACATGGTGGTAGCGGTGAACATATTTCTTCCGTGCATTACCTCAACATGGAGCAGCTGATAAAGGCTCTGACATCTCTTTATAAACTATATGATGCAAATCGAAATCCCAATTGTATATATGAAAATGAGTCGGAGTTCCGCTCACTTTACGTTCTTCTTCATCTTGATTCCAGAAACCAACCAATG GGGGAGTCGCTTTCTTTGTGGTTTAGTCGCCTGCCTCACCCAATTATCCAGTCAAAAGAAATGTGTTTTTCCCGGAGCGTATTGCG AGCTTTTCGCATGGGCAATTACAAGCGGTTTTTTTATACTGTGGCTGCTGAAGCATCCCATCTGCAATACTGTATTATTGAACGTTACTTTAATGAG ATCCGAGCGCAGTCTCTATCGTGTATAAATAATGCTGGCTACAAACTTCATCCATATCCCTTGGCACACCTATCAAATCTCTTAATAATGAAG GAATCAAATCTGGAACTCTTTTGCAATGCTTGTGGTCTTAAGACCTACACTGATGAAATGGGAAATAAGTTGCTACCTACCAAGCAAACAACCTTCTGTATCCCCAAGGGAGGATTTCAAAGCTTTAACTTTACAGATTTGGAGCAGTTTGACAGATGA
- the LOC8276337 gene encoding protein NCA1 encodes MTPVCPFVKASRPDDSPAKKTSENQSKHGQELELKAKKESCGGGDSVNSNSPKCPFGYDSVNADANASPKSAATIPAKCPLGYDSRSFKIGPLSCIICQALLFDTTKCVPCNHIFCKACVSPFRDCPLCGADIEKFEAEMNLQATVDRFIEGHARIKRSHINKHEEEEVGENTKVIYEDVSLERGAFLVQHAMRAFRAKNFESAKSRLSLCAEDIRGQIEAAGNTPELCSQLGAVLGMLGDCCRAMGDAGSAVAYFEESVEFLSKFPTDDQEVMHTLSVSLNKIGDLKYYDGDLEAAKSYYSRSLNVRRDAIEHHPHVSSQSLDVAVSLAKVADADRSLGNEDAAVSRFQEAIKLLESLTLKPEEAALDQRRLSVLEFLNNQLAEKQSDQSA; translated from the exons ATGACACCAGTGTGTCCATTTGTCAAAGCTTCAAGACCAGATGATTCACCAGCAAAAAAAACAAGTGAGAATCAAAGCAAACATGGTCAAGAACTTGAATTGAAGGCAAAGAAAGAATCTTGTGGTGGTGGTGATTCTGTTAATAGCAATTCTCCAAAATGCCCTTTTGGATATGACTCTGTTAATGCTGATGCTAATGCTTCTCCAAAATCTGCTGCTACAATTCCTGCAAAGTGTCCATTAGGATATGATTCTCGGTCTTTTAAAATTGGCCCTCTTAGTTGTATTATATGCCAAGCACTTCTCTTTGACACTACTAAATGTGTTCCCTGTAATCATATCTTTTGCAA GGCCTGTGTTTCGCCCTTTAGGGACTGTCCATTGTGCGGAGCTGATATTGAGAAGTTTGAAGCTGAGATGAATCTTCAGGCTACTGTTGATCGGTTTATTGAGGGTCATGCTAGAATTAAGAGGTCTCATATCAATAAACATGAAGAGGAAGAAGTAGGCGAAAATACGAAAGTTATATATGAGGATGTGTCTTTGGAGAGAGGTGCTTTTTTGGTGCAACATGCTATGAGG GCATTCCGTGCCAAGAATTTTGAAAGTGCCAAATCAAGACTCAGTCTCTGTGCAGAAGATATCCGAGGTCAGATAGAAGCAGCAGGCAACACTCCAGAGTTATGTTCACAGCTTGGGGCAGTTCTTGGAATGCTTGGTGACTGCTG TCGAGCAATGGGAGATGCTGGCTCTGCAGTTGCATATTTTGAAGAGAGTGTGGAGTTTCTCTCAAAATTCCCTACAGATGATCAGGAG GTCATGCATACACTGTCTGTTTCTCTTAATAAAATTGGAGATCTTAAATATTATGATGGAGATCTGGAAGCTGCTAAATCTTATTATTCTCGTTCTCTCAATGTGCGTCGCGATGCCATCGAACATCACCCTCATGTTTCTTCCCAG AGTCTAGATGTGGCTGTTTCGCTAGCAAAAGTTGCTGATGCAGATAGGAGTCTTGGAAATGAAGATGCAGCAGTCAGTAGATTTCAGGAAGCCATAAAACTGTTGGAATCTTTGACGTTAAAACCTGAAGAAGCTGCTCTAGACCAAAGG CGCCTTTCAGTGCTCGAATTTCTTAACAATCAGCTTGCAGAGAAACAGTCCGATCAAAGTGCCTAA
- the LOC8276338 gene encoding CO(2)-response secreted protease: MGGFISHSIHTSIFLVIQYFSSSMASLHPLQLLLFLSLLPSLLITSTYSSSQTPQQYIVYMGSSGNGNVGGENTDQSVESAHLQLLSSIIPSHESERISLVHHYSHAFTGFSAMLTEIEASELSGHERVVSVFKDPTLKLHTTRSWDFLEANSGMQSSQKYSHLSSDVIIGVIDTGIWPESPSFSDKGLGEIPSRWKGVCMEGHDFKKSNCNRKLIGARYYDTILRTYKNNKTHVAKPNGSPRDDIGHGTHTASIAGGAEVANVSYYGLARGTARGGSPSSRLAIYKACTTDGCAGSTILQAIDDAIKDGVDVISISIGLSSIFQSDYLNDPIAIGAFHAQQMGVMIICSAGNDGPDPYTIVNSAPWIFTVAASNIDRDFQSTMILGNGKTFRGSAINFSNLKRSRTYPLAFGGNAAANFTPVSEARNCYPGSLDRAKVAGKIVVCIDNDPSIPRRIKKLVVEDARAKGLILINEVEEGVPFDSGVFPFAEVGNIAGTQLLKYINSTKKPTATILPAVDVPRYRPAPVVAYFSSRGPAQLTENILKPDIMAPGVAILAAITPKNESGSVPVGKKPAGYAIRSGTSMACPHVTGAAAFIKSVHQGWSSSRIRSALMTTANIYNNMGKPLTNSSSSYSNPHEMGVGEINPLSALDPGLVFETTTEDYLQFLCYYGYSEKNIRSMSNTNFNCPRVSFDKLISNINYPSVSISKLDRHQPARTVKRIVTNVGSPNSTYVTTLQAPQGLEVKVTPKKLIFKEGVSRKSFKISFNGKMATKGYNYGSVTWVDGTHSVRLTFAVYVE; encoded by the exons ATGGGTGGCTTCATAAGCCACTCAATCCACACTTCCATCTTTCTTGTCATCCAATATTTCTCATCTTCCATGGCCTCTCTTCATCCTCTGCAacttctccttttcctttctttattACCTTCCCTTCTTATAACTTCCACTTACTCCTCATCTCAAACTCCTCAG CAATACATTGTTTACATGGGAAGTTCAGGAAATGGGAACGTCGGTGGAGAGAACACTGATCAGTCTGTGGAGTCAGCTCATTTGCAGTTGTTATCCTCCATTATACCAAG TCATGAGAGTGAGAGAATATCATTAGTCCATCATTACAGTCATGCTTTCACTGGATTCTCTGCCATGCTCACAGAGATTGAAGCTTCTGAATTGTCTG GCCATGAAAGAGTTGTGTCAGTCTTCAAAGATCCAACTCTTAAACTCCATACAACACGTTCTTGGGATTTCTTGGAGGCAAATTCAGGGATGCAATCTAGCCAGAAGTATTCTCATTTATCAAGTGATGTAATTATTGGGGTGATTGACACAG gAATATGGCCTGAGTCTCCAAGTTTCAGTGACAAAGGACTTGGAGAAATCCCTTCAAGATGGAAAGGAGTTTGCATGGAAGGGCATGACTTCAAGAAATCCAATTGTAACAG GAAGCTGATAGGAGCAAGATACTATGACACTATTCTGAGAACATACAAGAATAACAAGACCCATGTGGCCAAACCAAATGGCTCTCCAAGGGACGACATTGGCCATGGCACCCACACTGCATCTATAGCAGGTGGTGCTGAAGTAGCTAATGTAAGTTACTATGGCCTAGCAAGAGGGACAGCCAGGGGTGGCTCACCTTCATCTAGGTTAGCAATCTACAAAGCTTGTACAACAGATGGTTGTGCTGGCTCCACAATCTTGCAGGCAATTGATGATGCAATTAAAGATGGAGTTGATGTAATCTCCATTTCTATAGGGTTGAGTTCAATTTTTCAATCAGATTACCTGAATGACCCTATTGCAATTGGTGCATTTCATGCACAACAAATGGGTGTTATGATAATATGTTCTGCTGGAAATGATGGACCTGACCCTTATACTATTGTCAATTCAGCTCCTTGGATTTTTACTGTTGCagcttctaatattgatagaGATTTCCAATCTACTATGATTCTTGGAAATGGGAAGACTTTTAGA ggaTCCGCCATTAATTTCTCAAACCTCAAACGGTCAAGGACTTATCCTCTTGCATTTGGTGGAAATGCTGCTGCTAATTTTACTCCTGTATCAGAAGCAAG GAATTGCTACCCAGGATCATTAGACAGGGCGAAAGTTGCTGGGAAGATTGTGGTCTGCATAGACAATGATCCAAGTATTCCAAGGCGAATCAAGAAATTAGTTGTGGAAGATGCCAGAGCCAAAGGGTTGATTTTGATCAATGAGGTTGAAGAAGGTGTACCCTTTGATTCAGGTGTTTTCCCATTCGCAGAAGTTGGCAATATTGCAGGAACTCAGCTccttaaatacataaattctACGAA AAAGCCAACTGCAACAATCCTTCCAGCTGTTGACGTTCCACGCTACAGACCAGCACCCGTAGTTGCATATTTCTCTTCCAGGGGACCTGCACAGCTTACAGAAAACATCCTGAAG CCAGATATAATGGCTCCAGGAGTGGCCATTTTAGCTGCCATAACTCCCAAAAATGAGTCAGGAAGTGTTCCGGTTGGAAAGAAGCCAGCAGGATATGCAATAAGATCTGGCACATCAATGGCTTGTCCTCATGTTACAGGAGCTGCTGCATTCATTAAGTCCGTTCATCAAGGATGGAGTTCTTCCAGGATAAGATCCGCACTTATGACAAcag caaatatttataacaatATGGGGAAACCCTTGACAAATAGTTCAAGTTCATATTCGAATCCGCATGAAATGGGGGTTGGAGAAATAAACCCACTTAGTGCTCTTGATCCAGGGCTTGTCTTCGAAACAACAACTGAAGACTATCTTCAATTCCTTTGTTACTATGGGTACTCAGAGAAAAACATAAGATCAATGTCTAACACAAACTTCAACTGTCCAAGAGTCAGCTTTGacaaactaatctccaacatcaaTTATCCGTCAGTCTCCATCAGCAAACTCGATAGACACCAACCTGCCAGGACCGTTAAAAGAATTGTTACTAATGTTGGTTCCCCAAATAGCACATATGTTACTACACTCCAAGCCCCTCAAGGACTAGAAGTAAAGGTTACACCAAAGAAACTTATTTTCAAAGAAGGAGTATCAAGAAAGTCTTTCAAGATATCCTTCAATGGCAAGATGGCAACAAAGGGCTACAATTATGGGTCTGTGACTTGGGTTGATGGTACACATTCTGTTCGTCTGACGTTTGCAGTATATGTTGAATag